One Alicyclobacillus acidoterrestris DNA window includes the following coding sequences:
- a CDS encoding YkoP family protein, whose product MPRRVVRRVFDVWEAMFHRMFRLEDIEPGAEHLFYITKRKYTGRPFSVDGVSVKRFDPVIEMHMNNQLVERALREDENVVRAMVVLIRQARRSLPALARALQAEKYQDAKALYGITFIHRGIDHFGFQTLPLNAHSLMTRLTKWHLKNVLRMLNPHAEDIFRTHSELLEPRLVVASKASIVARYGTNSALQETRDTRENLTAATSVSPTGRA is encoded by the coding sequence ATGCCAAGGCGTGTGGTCCGTAGGGTCTTTGACGTGTGGGAAGCGATGTTCCACAGGATGTTTCGTCTGGAGGACATCGAACCGGGCGCAGAGCATTTATTTTACATAACAAAGCGCAAGTACACTGGGCGACCGTTCTCTGTCGATGGGGTGTCGGTGAAACGGTTTGATCCAGTGATTGAAATGCATATGAACAACCAACTGGTGGAACGGGCGTTGCGCGAAGACGAAAATGTCGTGCGTGCGATGGTCGTCTTGATTCGTCAGGCGCGCAGGTCTCTTCCGGCGCTTGCACGGGCGTTGCAAGCAGAAAAATATCAGGATGCCAAAGCGCTCTATGGCATCACGTTCATTCACCGTGGCATTGACCATTTTGGTTTTCAAACGCTGCCGCTCAATGCGCATAGTTTGATGACGCGGTTGACGAAGTGGCATTTGAAGAACGTCTTGCGGATGCTCAATCCGCACGCGGAAGACATTTTTCGCACGCATAGCGAGCTACTGGAACCGCGGTTGGTTGTCGCATCGAAGGCGAGTATCGTGGCTCGCTACGGCACGAACAGCGCACTCCAGGAAACGCGAGACACCCGCGAAAACTTGACGGCTGCTACGTCTGTATCGCCTACAGGTAGAGCATGA
- a CDS encoding C40 family peptidase has translation MRFKLLMGLSSTAVMGLCLSTVYAGTVTYTVHSGDCLSSIASKYHTTVSNLKSLNGLKSDTIYPGQKLTVESSSSTSSCQVAAKTVSDVKSSSSSSSTYTVKSGDTLWDISQKYGVPLSSLEAWNHLTSSSVLHVGQKLTIKGGSQTLASRGSSPIAGLSSTLGYEVAQYAEQFEGVPYAWGGTSPSTGFDCSGFVQYVYAHYGTLLPRTSYSQYGVGTSVDKSDLEPGDIVFFDTNGSGASHDGIYEGNGQFINAASKKVEVDDMTSSYWASHYVGARRP, from the coding sequence GTGCGTTTTAAACTGCTGATGGGTTTGTCGTCAACAGCTGTAATGGGCTTATGCCTCTCTACCGTGTATGCCGGAACGGTGACGTACACCGTTCACAGTGGAGATTGTCTTTCGTCCATTGCATCGAAGTATCACACCACCGTTTCAAACCTCAAGTCATTGAATGGATTGAAGTCAGACACGATTTATCCCGGTCAAAAACTTACAGTAGAGTCGTCTTCGTCGACCTCATCCTGTCAGGTTGCCGCCAAAACGGTCTCCGATGTGAAAAGCTCGTCGAGCTCATCTTCGACGTACACCGTGAAGTCGGGCGACACGCTGTGGGACATCAGTCAAAAGTATGGCGTGCCACTTTCTTCCCTCGAGGCGTGGAATCATCTCACGTCCAGCAGTGTTCTTCATGTCGGTCAAAAGCTCACCATCAAGGGCGGCTCACAGACGCTCGCCAGCCGCGGTAGTTCCCCGATAGCAGGCTTATCCAGTACACTCGGCTACGAGGTTGCACAGTACGCTGAGCAATTTGAAGGTGTTCCGTATGCTTGGGGTGGCACATCACCGAGTACCGGTTTTGATTGCTCAGGATTCGTACAATACGTGTATGCGCATTATGGAACACTGCTTCCAAGAACCAGCTATAGTCAATATGGCGTCGGTACCAGTGTCGATAAGTCTGACTTAGAGCCTGGGGACATCGTATTTTTTGATACGAACGGAAGTGGCGCTTCTCATGATGGTATATATGAGGGAAATGGCCAATTTATTAATGCGGCCAGCAAAAAAGTCGAAGTCGATGATATGACGAGCAGCTATTGGGCTTCCCATTATGTCGGCGCTCGTCGACCATAG
- the phoU gene encoding phosphate signaling complex protein PhoU: protein MQQRQSFDIALKELKLKLLRMGGDIQDAIRIAVSALEKSNIALAQEVVENDIAINRQDHEVEDLCIRLIATQQPVATDLRKIISGMRLSMDLERMGDLAVDIAKSTIRLNGQPISRSLDDIREMAHTIDQMISEALNAYVNNDVEAARHLASLDDDVDHRYRKLVEGLFAHSATSPSDTSQAMTLAFCGRYLERIGDHATNIGESVIYIISGERSDLN from the coding sequence ATGCAACAACGTCAGTCATTTGACATTGCGCTGAAGGAACTAAAGCTGAAACTACTTCGCATGGGCGGCGACATCCAGGACGCCATCCGAATCGCGGTCTCCGCACTGGAGAAATCGAATATCGCTTTAGCACAAGAGGTAGTCGAGAACGATATCGCCATCAACCGCCAAGATCACGAAGTCGAAGATTTGTGTATCCGCCTCATTGCGACGCAACAGCCTGTGGCGACTGACCTGCGCAAGATTATCTCCGGCATGCGACTGTCGATGGATCTCGAACGCATGGGCGACTTGGCCGTCGATATCGCCAAATCGACGATTCGGTTGAACGGGCAGCCTATCTCGCGAAGTCTTGATGACATTCGCGAGATGGCCCACACCATCGACCAAATGATTTCAGAAGCACTAAACGCATATGTAAACAACGACGTGGAGGCTGCGCGACATCTCGCATCTCTAGATGACGATGTCGATCACCGCTACAGAAAACTGGTGGAAGGCCTGTTTGCACACAGCGCCACCTCCCCTTCCGACACATCACAAGCGATGACACTGGCGTTTTGTGGTCGCTATTTAGAGCGAATTGGAGATCACGCGACAAACATCGGTGAAAGCGTCATTTATATTATCTCCGGCGAACGCTCCGATTTGAATTGA
- a CDS encoding MGDG synthase family glycosyltransferase, with protein sequence MRVLLLYGSFGDGHRQVARAIEDVLVEVYGAHVSVVDPFRQTNRLVAAFNEWLYETLTAHAPFVYGWSYNWTRTLSPKHVLWKLLALFSRRATWAELRAHQPDVVVQLFPDHALVKYPRDLSKSPLLVTVLTDYALHSRWFHANVDLYLLPVDQMVAKAAPFLSGRDQIFVTGIPIRAPFSACRVDSAVPHGMIVISAGGRGVFPDLWFVVRSLLEAFPDSQVAVLCGRNEAMRKRIEAWSQRLSETRLIAIPFTDDVASYVQRAAFVVAKAGGISISECLASGKPMLFFKPQPGQEQHNAHVVTELGAGRVAYTRQEFQTILAQYRGASLAEMARAAIANAHPDAAIRAASAIVQMWQAKR encoded by the coding sequence ATGAGAGTTTTATTGTTATATGGTTCGTTTGGTGATGGACATCGGCAGGTGGCGCGCGCCATCGAAGATGTCCTCGTCGAGGTTTATGGTGCACATGTTTCTGTGGTGGATCCCTTCCGACAGACGAATCGGCTCGTTGCAGCGTTCAATGAGTGGCTGTATGAAACCTTGACCGCGCACGCGCCCTTTGTGTACGGGTGGAGCTACAATTGGACGCGCACGTTATCCCCAAAACACGTGTTGTGGAAATTGCTCGCTCTGTTTTCGCGCCGCGCCACGTGGGCAGAGTTGCGGGCACATCAACCCGATGTCGTCGTGCAATTGTTTCCCGATCACGCCCTGGTCAAATATCCACGAGATCTTTCGAAGTCACCTCTTCTTGTGACCGTCCTGACGGACTATGCGTTGCATAGTCGCTGGTTTCATGCGAATGTCGATCTCTATTTACTGCCCGTAGACCAGATGGTTGCGAAGGCAGCACCGTTCTTGTCGGGGCGTGACCAGATATTCGTCACGGGCATTCCTATTCGCGCTCCATTCAGCGCTTGTCGAGTGGACTCCGCTGTACCGCACGGGATGATTGTGATTTCCGCCGGTGGACGAGGGGTATTTCCGGATTTGTGGTTTGTCGTAAGGTCGTTGTTAGAAGCATTTCCAGATAGTCAGGTTGCGGTGTTGTGCGGTCGCAACGAGGCGATGCGAAAGCGAATCGAAGCGTGGTCACAAAGGCTCTCGGAGACGCGGCTCATAGCGATTCCGTTTACTGATGATGTCGCCTCTTATGTCCAACGCGCTGCGTTTGTGGTGGCCAAAGCCGGGGGCATCTCGATTTCTGAATGTCTGGCGTCGGGCAAACCCATGCTGTTTTTCAAGCCGCAGCCGGGCCAGGAGCAGCACAATGCACACGTAGTAACCGAACTCGGAGCAGGGCGGGTGGCCTATACAAGACAAGAATTTCAGACGATTTTAGCGCAATATCGCGGGGCGTCTTTAGCCGAAATGGCGCGGGCGGCGATTGCCAATGCACATCCAGATGCAGCCATTCGTGCGGCATCAGCCATTGTTCAAATGTGGCAAGCGAAGCGGTGA
- the pstB gene encoding phosphate ABC transporter ATP-binding protein PstB: protein MSVQNLHAWYGAQHTLKDINIHLEEKMATAIIGPSGCGKSTFIRCLNRMHETAPYAKVQGQVKLADQDIYSLDPVDVRRVVGMVFQKPNPFPTMSIFDNVAVGLRLGGIRRQSELRERVEQSLQMAALWDEVKDRLNKPATALSGGQQQRLCIARALAVEPDVLLMDEPASALDPISTMRVEELVQQLKNDYTVVIVTHNMQQAARIADKTAFFLQGELIEFGETTTIFTKPVDSRTEDYITGRFG from the coding sequence ATGTCCGTGCAAAATTTACACGCCTGGTATGGGGCGCAACATACACTGAAAGATATCAACATCCACCTCGAGGAAAAGATGGCCACGGCCATCATTGGTCCATCGGGCTGTGGTAAGTCAACGTTCATTCGCTGCCTCAACCGCATGCATGAAACGGCTCCGTACGCAAAAGTCCAGGGACAAGTAAAACTGGCTGACCAAGATATTTATTCGCTCGATCCGGTCGACGTACGGCGCGTCGTGGGCATGGTATTTCAAAAACCAAACCCATTCCCGACCATGTCGATTTTTGATAATGTGGCCGTCGGACTCCGCCTTGGCGGAATCAGACGTCAATCCGAACTCCGGGAGCGCGTGGAGCAGAGTTTACAAATGGCTGCGCTGTGGGACGAAGTGAAAGATCGTCTCAATAAACCCGCCACAGCACTGTCCGGTGGTCAGCAACAGCGCCTTTGTATCGCGCGTGCGCTCGCTGTTGAGCCCGATGTTCTCCTGATGGATGAACCCGCGTCCGCACTGGATCCGATTTCAACCATGCGCGTCGAAGAACTTGTTCAACAATTGAAAAATGACTATACCGTTGTCATTGTCACACACAATATGCAACAAGCGGCGCGCATCGCGGACAAGACGGCGTTCTTCCTACAAGGTGAACTGATTGAATTCGGTGAGACGACCACGATTTTCACAAAACCTGTCGACAGCCGAACAGAGGACTACATCACTGGCCGCTTTGGCTAA